A genomic segment from Lasioglossum baleicum chromosome 5, iyLasBale1, whole genome shotgun sequence encodes:
- the LOC143208527 gene encoding uncharacterized protein LOC143208527 isoform X1 yields METRSSDQLFLLNHFESQIVGAKLPSNGQLLRVLFYNMRKVNLNLRESAALVMKEVEIFWEKARIPIKKTSDSINKVEKLYNKWRTLNKTVNRQNDLQRKREQEFIDSLEDLFDIAHANALEMISVEEDKIFLLQQREKRRIGSMASIDRKLVEKEERQAERKEQQEMRWQRAQESSINDSVQLESTSTSSDEETEVPLARTIEILSDEPQVPDGDDTEAEDYNIPGPSNPKKRRGKQKVITPKLVAVLDSCRISDRDAIRIVMATAECLGHDLNELIINRTSIRRYRHNYRSEHAAQLQEMFGQINLRGITIHWDATLIPDISHKNVERLPIVISCGEIKKLLGIPVIPSGSGANQASAIFSKTEEWNLSQQVEALCFDTTATNTGRIQGACVLLEQKLEKELLYLPCRHHIYELILRAAFDTKMKKSTGPDVPLFKKFKNSWSSINKDNFKPGVEDEFVRQNVIEIDKKIEAAIHNLQQIQPRDDYKELIELMIIFLGGTPPKGVRFRMPGAFHHARWMAKAIYCIKIYIFRNEFHLSSEKKLWIQSICIFLINIYILAWVRTTVPAIAPRLDLELLSDLWKYKEIDETISNATLQKLSNHLWYLSPENVGLSFFDPHISVEIKKKMVEALNKEEEQNCKKLVIPRKDIKLYIDITMDNFVSTQTLKFFSRFDINIDFMSKDPALWEADNNYKAATRIVGNLQIVNDVAERAVKLMKEYSDCITKDENERQDILQIVSEYKQRYPTVDKKTLSQHL; encoded by the exons ATGGAAACAAGGAGCAGTGATCAGTTATTCCTATTAAATCACTTTGAGTCACAAATTGTTGGGGCTAAATTACCAAGCAACGGACAACTTTTACGTGTATTGTTCTATAATATGCGAAAAGTGAACTTAAATCTACGTGAAAGTGCGGCTTTAGTGATGAAAGAAGTAGAAATTTTCTGGGAAAAGGCGAgaattccaataaaaaaaacatcggaTAGTATTAATAAAGTGGAAAAACTATACAACAAATGGCGAACGCTTAATAAAACCGTGAATCGCCAAAATGATCTACAGAGAAAGCGAGAACAAGAATTTATAGATTCATTAGAGGATTTATTCGATATCGCACATGCGAATGCCTTAGAAATGATTTCTGTAGAGGAAGATAAGATATTCCTCCTGCAGCAGAGGGAAAAGAGACGAATCGGTTCGATGGCATCTATTGATCGTAAATTAgtagagaaagaagaaagacaagCAGAGCGGAAGGAACAACAAGAGATGCGGTGGCAACGGGCTCAGGAATCATCGATCAATG attCAGTACAATTAGAATCAACGTCCACATCCAGTGATGAAGAGACAGAAGTCCCGTTAGCAAGAACCATAGAAATTCTTTCGGACGAGCCTCAGGTACCTGACGGTGATGACACCGAGGCAGAGGACTACAATATACCTGGGCCGAGTAACCCCAAGAAAAGACGAGGAAAGCAGAAGGTTATTACTCCAAAATTAGTAGCTGTTTTAGATTCGTGTAGAATAAGCGACCGTGATGCAATTCGAATTGTTATGGCAACAGCAGAATGTTTAGGTCATGACCTaaatgaattaataataaatagaacATCTATTCGAAGATATCGACATAATTATCGGTCTGAGCATGCAGCACAGTTGCAAGAAATGTTCGGACAAATTAATCTTAGGGGCATAACTATTCATTGGGATGCTACACTTATACCAGATATAAGCCACAAAAATGTAGAACGATTACCGATAGTTATAAGTTGcggggaaattaaaaaattattgggaaTTCCAGTTATACCATCGGGTAGTGGGGCCAATCAAGCGTCGGCAATCTTCTCTAAGACAGAAGAATGGAATTTATCACAGCAAGTAGAAGCCCTTTGTTTTGATACGACCGCAACCAACACCGGCAGAATACAAGGAGCCTGCGTTCTATTGgaacaaaaattagaaaaagaattATTGTATTTGCCATGCCGTCACCAtatttatgaattaattttacGTGCTGCATTtgatacaaaaatgaaaaagtcgACGGGTCCAGATGTTCCtctttttaagaaatttaaaaattcttggagttcaataaataaagacaattttaAGCCCGGCGTAGAAGATGAATTTGTACGTCAAAATGTAATAGAGATTGATAAAAAGATTGAAGCGGCAATACACAATTTGCAACAAATTCAACCGAGGGATGATTACAAGGAACTGATAGAACTTATGATAATTTTTCTAGGCGGAACTCCACCTAAAGGTGTTAGATTTAGGATGCCTGGCGCATTCCACCATGCGAGGTGGATGGCTAAGGCTatatattgcataaaaatttatatttttaggaaTGAATTTCATTTAAGTAGTGAGAAAAAGTTATGGATACAaagtatttgtatttttttaattaatatatacatactCGCTTGGGTACGTACCACTGTACCTGCGATAGCACCCCGGTTAGATTTAGAACTATTAAGTGATCTATGGAAATATAAAGAGATTGACGAAACCATAAGTAATGCTACGTTGCAAAAACTGAGCAATCACTTATGGTACTTGTCACCAGAAAATGTGGGATTGTCATTTTTTGATCCACACATTTctgtagaaattaaaaaaaagatggttgaagcactcaacaaagaagaagaacaaaattgtaaaaaattggtcATTCCTAGAAAAGATATTAAACTATATATAGATATTACTATGGACAATTTTGTTTCTACACAAACATTGAAATTCTTTTCTAGATTTgatataaatatagattttatgTCTAAGGACCCAGCATTGTGGGAAgcggataataattataaagcgGCGACAAGAATTGTAGGGAATTTACAAATCGTTAATGATGTAGCTGAACGAGcagtaaaattaatgaaagagtATTCCGATTGTATTACCAAAGATGAAAACGAGAGACAGGACATTTTACAAATTGTATCAGAGTATAAACAGCGTTACCCTACAGTCGATAAAAAAACATTAAGtcaacatttataa
- the LOC143208527 gene encoding uncharacterized protein LOC143208527 isoform X2: protein METRSSDQLFLLNHFESQIVGAKLPSNGQLLRVLFYNMRKVNLNLRESAALVMKEVEIFWEKARIPIKKTSDSINKVEKLYNKWRTLNKTVNRQNDLQRKREQEFIDSLEDLFDIAHANALEMISVEEDKIFLLQQREKRRIGSMASIDRKLVEKEERQAERKEQQEMRWQRAQESSINDSVQLESTSTSSDEETEVPLARTIEILSDEPQVPDGDDTEAEDYNIPGPSNPKKRRGKQKLYHRVVGPIKRRQSSLRQKNGIYHSK from the exons ATGGAAACAAGGAGCAGTGATCAGTTATTCCTATTAAATCACTTTGAGTCACAAATTGTTGGGGCTAAATTACCAAGCAACGGACAACTTTTACGTGTATTGTTCTATAATATGCGAAAAGTGAACTTAAATCTACGTGAAAGTGCGGCTTTAGTGATGAAAGAAGTAGAAATTTTCTGGGAAAAGGCGAgaattccaataaaaaaaacatcggaTAGTATTAATAAAGTGGAAAAACTATACAACAAATGGCGAACGCTTAATAAAACCGTGAATCGCCAAAATGATCTACAGAGAAAGCGAGAACAAGAATTTATAGATTCATTAGAGGATTTATTCGATATCGCACATGCGAATGCCTTAGAAATGATTTCTGTAGAGGAAGATAAGATATTCCTCCTGCAGCAGAGGGAAAAGAGACGAATCGGTTCGATGGCATCTATTGATCGTAAATTAgtagagaaagaagaaagacaagCAGAGCGGAAGGAACAACAAGAGATGCGGTGGCAACGGGCTCAGGAATCATCGATCAATG attCAGTACAATTAGAATCAACGTCCACATCCAGTGATGAAGAGACAGAAGTCCCGTTAGCAAGAACCATAGAAATTCTTTCGGACGAGCCTCAGGTACCTGACGGTGATGACACCGAGGCAGAGGACTACAATATACCTGGGCCGAGTAACCCCAAGAAAAGACGAGGAAAGCAGAAG TTATACCATCGGGTAGTGGGGCCAATCAAGCGTCGGCAATCTTCTCTAAGACAGAAGAATGGAATTTATCACAGCAAGTAG